Proteins co-encoded in one Arachis hypogaea cultivar Tifrunner chromosome 11, arahy.Tifrunner.gnm2.J5K5, whole genome shotgun sequence genomic window:
- the LOC112720188 gene encoding protein TORNADO 1, with product MASNQNMKELQWALQSLKSESLNLECVSFYLSQPTSNCYQETEASININISKENLPLFSQILTTLAESRRTKCTLRNLEFHSVVWETEEVRKLGTLFGNSDNNQSIKQVLFRRNRFNGKSLSELCDILKTNRVIKEITFSESGIGAVGAGLIASALMVNHSLEELQIWDDSIGSRGAEELSKMIEVNPTLKLLTIFDSNAITATPLISAVLARNRTMEVHVWSGEKGERSSKVVEFVPENSTLRIYKLNLSGTCRVACALGMNLTVKSLDMTGVRLKSRCAKELRWVLEQNQTLKELNLSRTCLKNKGIVYVAAGLFKNRSLQTLHLTGNWFGGVGVEHLLCPLSRFSALQRQANITLKCVTFGGGRTKIGREGLAAITKMLTTNETLRQLGIHEDESLRPDDFVKIFKSLEKNASLKLLSLQGCKGVQGETLLQTMMETLQINPWIEDIDLSRTPLHNSGKTQGIYQRLGQNEKTEPEMDLLNSMPLTQPKSCRVFFCGQESAGKATLCNSISHNFSASALTYLDQVRTIVNPVEQAVKPAGMKIKTFKDEDTKISVWNLAGQHEFFSLHDLMFPGHGSASFFLVISSLFRKPGNKEPKSITEIEEDLQYWLRFIVSNSKRAVQQCMLPSVAVVLTHFDKINQPSHNLQHTVNSIQRLRDKFHGFVDFYPTIFTVDARSSASVSKLTHYIRKTSKTILERVPRVYQLCNDLIQILSDWRTENYNKPAMKWKEFGELCQAKVPALRIRSRNDNKGKVEIRRRAIATCLHHIGEVIYFEELGFLILDCEWFCGEALGQLVKLNVRKQYSSENNGFISRKELEKILRGSLQSPIPGMGSKVSENLEASDLVRMMLKLELCYEQDPSDPNSLLLFPSILEEGRGKTPRWQLSTLDCLYAGRHLECDDSSHMFLTPGFFPRLQVHLHNRVKTLNNQHGATYSLEKHLISIIINGIYIRVELGGQLGYYIDILACSTKNLTETLRVIQQLIIPAIQSLCHGITLTESIIRPECVRNLTPPRYRKTQSASVQLLKQALLSLSADSMYDYQHTWSPVLDSGRPILQAGFDLARDLLSDDDFREVLHRRYHDLYDLAQELQVPPENNPEGQDQSLALSNQAETVDPSFGGIAKGVEAVLHRLKIIEQEIRDLKQEIQGLRYYEHRLLLELHRKVNYLATYNVQVEERKVPNLFYFVQTENYSRRLITTMLSGMTALRLHMLCEFRGQMHVVEDQMGCEIMQVDNRAVQCLAPYMKKFMKLVTLALKIGAHLAAGMGEMIPDLSKEMAHLAGSSAFVGAAAAGAVGAAVLGRRNRAAEGSRDIQQDLRAAQQWVVDFLRERRCSTGKDIAEKFGLWRVRYRDNGQIAWICRRHMYARSAEIVEVPV from the exons ATGGCTTCAAACCAGAACATGAAAGAGCTACAATGGGCACTTCAATCACTAAAATCCGAGTCCCTAAATCTTGAATGTGTTTCCTTCTATCTTTCCCAACCAACCTCAAACTGTTACCAAGAAACAGAAGCCTCCATAAACATAAACATCTCCAAAGAGAATCTCCCATTGTTCTCTCAAATCTTGACAACACTGGCTGAATCCAGAAGGACCAAATGCACATTGAGGAACCTTGAGTTTCATTCAGTTGTGTGGGAGACAGAAGAGGTAAGAAAACTTGGAACCCTTTTTGGGAACAGTGACAATAATCAAAGCATAAAGCAAGTTTTGTTTAGAAGAAACAGGTTCAATGGGAAAAGCCTCTCAGAGCTTTGTGATATTCTGAAGACAAATAGGGTGATCAAAGAGATTACGTTTTCGGAATCTGGGATTGGAGCAGTTGGAGCTGGACTAATTGCTTCTGCTCTCATGGTGAATCATAGTTTGGAGGAGCTTCAGATTTGGGATGATTCAATTGGTTCAAGGGGTGCTGAAGAGCTTTCAAAGATGATTGAAGTCAATCCAACTCTGAAATTGTTGACCATTTTCGACTCGAATGCCATCACTGCTACTCCTCTTATATCAGCTGTTTTGGCAAGGAACAGAACAATGGAGGTTCATGTTTGGAGTGGTGAAAAGGGGGAAAGAAGTTCAAAGGTTGTTGAGTTTGTTCCTGAGAATAGTACTCTAAGAATTTACAAGCTTAATCTCTCTGGCACTTGCCGCGTCGCCTGCGCCTTAGGAATGAACCTGACAGTGAAATCACTCGATATGACCGGAGTCCGGCTTAAGTCTCGGTGTGCTAAGGAGTTAAGGTGGGTTTTGGAACAAAACCAGACACTTAAAGAGCTCAATTTATCAAGAACTTGTCTTAAAAACAAGGGCATTGTGTATGTTGCGGCTGGACTCTTCAAGAACCggagtttgcagacattgcatcTAACAGGAAATTGGTTCGGCGGAGTAGGCGTGGAGCATCTGCTCTGCCCTTTGAGTAGATTTTCAGCCCTGCAAAGGCAAGCCAACATTACTTTGAAGTGTGTTACTTTTGGAGGTGGCAGAACAAAAATAG GTAGGGAAGGTTTAGCCGCTATAACAAAGATGCTAACAACAAACGAGACTCTCCGGCAGCTCGGGATTCATGAGGATGAGAGTTTGAGACCAGATGACTTTGTCAAAATCTTCAAGAGTTTGGAGAAGAATGCTAGTTTGAAACTCTTGTCTCTACAAGGCTGCAAAGGTGTTCAAGGAGAGACATTGCTGCAAACAATGATGGAGACACTACAGATAAATCCTTGGATTGAAGACATTGATCTCTCAAGAACACCTTTGCATAATTCTGGAAAGACTCAAGGAATTTATCAAAGATTGGGGCAGAATGAGAAGACTGAACCAGAAATGGATTTGCTCAACAGCATGCCGCTAACACAGCCCAAGAGTTGCAGAGTCTTCTTTTGTGGGCAAGAATCTGCAG GTAAGGCAACACTTTGTAATTCAATATCTCATAATTTCTCTGCTTCGGCATTAACCTACTTGGATCAAGTCAGAACAATAGTAAACCCAGTGGAGCAGGCTGTCAAACCAGCAGGGATGAAGATAAAAACTTTCAAGGATGAGGACACAAAGATTTCAGTATGGAATCTTGCCGGGCAGCATGAGTTTTTCTCCCTCCATGATCTTATGTTCCCAGGGCATGGTAGTGCATCATTTTTCCTTGTAATATCTAGTTTATTTAGGAAACCGGGTAACAAAGAACCAAAAAGCATAACAGAGATTGAAGAAGATCTGCAGTATTGGCTAAGGTTCATAGTTTCCAACTCAAAAAGAGCAGTACAACAATGCATGCTACCGAGTGTTGCTGTTGTTCTCACACACTTTGATAAGATCAATCAACCGTCACATAATTTGCAGCATACTGTCAATTCAATTCAGAGACTGAGAGACAAGTTCCATGGCTTTGTTGATTTCTATCCAACAATATTCACAGTTGATGCAAGATCTTCTGCATCTGTTAGTAAACTCACTCATTACATCAGAAAGACAAGCAAGACTATTCTAGAAAGGGTGCCGCGAGTTTATCAACTTTGCAATGATCTGATACAGATTTTATCAGACTGGAGAACTGAGAATTACAACAAGCCAGCAATGAAGTGGAAGGAATTTGGCGAGCTATGCCAAGCGAAAGTGCCGGCTTTGAGAATCCGGTCTAGAAATGATAACAAAGGGAAAGTGGAAATAAGGAGAAGAGCTATTGCTACTTGCCTTCATCACATTGGTGAGGTGATTTATTTTGAAGAGTTGGGGTTTCTAATATTAGATTGTGAGTGGTTTTGTGGCGAAGCACTTGGTCAGCTTGTAAAGTTAAATGTGAGGAAGCAATACTCCTCAGAAAACAATGGATTTATTAGCAGGAAGGAGCTGGAGAAAATCTTAAGAGGAAGTTTGCAGAGCCCCATTCCTGGTATGGGTTCAAAGGTATCTGAGAACTTAGAGGCTAGTGATCTTGTGAGAATGATGCTGAAACTCGAGTTGTGCTATGAACAAGATCCATCAGATCCAAATTCTCTGCTATTGTTTCCCTCCATTCTTGAAGAAGGAAGAGGGAAGACTCCGAGGTGGCAGCTAAGCACACTGGACTGCCTGTACGCAGGACGTCATCTTGAGTGTGACGATTCTAGTCACATGTTTCTAACTCCAGGATTCTTCCCTCGTTTGCAG GTGCACCTTCACAACAGAGTAAAGACTCTAAATAATCAACATGGAGCAACTTATAGCCTTGAGAAGCACCTCATCTCAATCATCATCAATGGAATTTACATAAGAGTAGAGCTTGGAGGACAATTGGGTTATTATATTGACATCCTTGCATGCTCCACCAAAAACTTGACAGAAACTTTAAGAGTCATTCAGCAGCTTATAATTCCAGCAATCCAAAGCCTTTGCCATGGGATCACCTTGACCGAAAGCATCATAAGGCCCGAATGTGTCCGAAACTTGACACCCCCTAGATACAGAAAAACACAATCTGCTTCCGTGCAGCTACTTAAACAAGCGCTTCTGTCTCTTTCTGCAGACAGCATGTATGATTATCAGCACACATGGAGTCCAGTCTTAGATTCTGGTAGGCCAATCCTCCAAGCTGGGTTTGATTTAGCACGAGACCTTTTATCGGATGATGACTTTCGAGAAGTGTTGCATCGGAGATATCATGATTTATATGACCTCGCTCAAGAATTGCAAGTACCACCTGAAAATAACCCAGAAGGACAAGATCAATCTTTGGCTTTGAGCAATCAAGCTGAAACAGTTGATCCAAGCTTTGGGGGAATTGCAAAAGGAGTTGAAGCAGTCTTACACAGGCTAAAGATTATTGAACAAGAAATCAGAGACTTGAAGCAGGAAATCCAGGGGCTGAGATATTATGAGCATAGGCTCCTCCTCGAACTTCATCGCAAAGTGAACTACCTAGCAACCTACAATGTGCAGGTTGAGGAGAGGAAAGTTCCAAACCTGTTCTATTTTGTTCAAACAGAAAACTATTCTAGAAGGTTGATCACTACCATGCTTTCTGGCATGACCGCACTACGGCTTCACATGTTATGTGAGTTCCGGGGACAAATGCATGTTGTTGAAGATCAGATGGGTTGCGAGATCATGCAAGTTGATAACAGGGCTGTGCAATGTTTGGCTCCATATATGAAGAAATTCATGAAGTTGGTAACTTTAGCGCTAAAGATAGGTGCGCATCTTGCGGCCGGAATGGGAGAAATGATACCGGACTTGAGCAAGGAAATGGCTCATTTGGCCGGCTCTTCAGCTTTTGTTGGGGCAGCTGCAGCTGGTGCTGTAGGGGCAGCTGTTCTCGGCCGTAGAAATAGGGCTGCAGAAGGCTCAAGGGACATTCAACAAGATTTAAGAGCAGCACAACAATGGGTGGTTGATTTCTTAAGGGAGAGGAGGTGCTCCACAGGGAAGGACATTGCAGAGAAGTTTGGACTATGGCGAGTTCGGTACAGGGATAATGGTCAGATTGCTTGGATCTGTAGGAGGCACATGTATGCAAGATCTGCAGAGATAGTTGAAGTGCCTGTTTGA